Proteins from one Prevotella sp. E2-28 genomic window:
- a CDS encoding BatD family protein — MMKRFFAIICLMIVVVSAMSQTLTANAPQQVAVNQQFRLTYTVNTQDVKGFRIGQIPSDAFEVLMGPSTSTQSSFSMVNGHTSQSSTVTYTYILCALKNGTFTIPAATITADGKQISSNTLKIQVSGTAQANGRSNQQPEIRSAGTQISGSDLFIKVSASKKRVVEQEPVLLTYKVYTLVGLTQLEGKMPDLKGFHTQEIPLPQEKSFKIEQFNGRNYKTVTWSQYVMFPQMSGKLQVPSLTFNGVVIQQNRNVDPFEAFFNGGSSYIEVKKQIQAPGIEIDVDPLPTRPANFSGGVGKFSMSAEIDKAELKANDPLTVKVTISGTGNLKLIKQPIVKFPKDFDTYDPKTTDKTRLTTSGLEGSMVYEFLAVPRHQGQYTIPPVEFVYYDTQAKQYKTLTSEEYHLDVAKGEGGESQVQTFSDQEDIQMLGSDIRHIKLGGATVKTDGDYFFGSVRYIWTIVILLASFMSLFLLFRKRAIENSDLGRVRGKKANKIATKRLKKAAKLMKDNKPGEFYDEALRALWGYVGDKLNIPVEQLSRENISERLSVYQVDAEAVNQFLSAIDECEFERYAPGDPKGNMNKVYQTAMTAIEKIEEGMNRKPKKGVATAFLLLLMLMPSSAFALSKAEADSSYVNENYQQAIQQYEQLLKVGPSAELYYNLGNSYYRMENITRAVLNYERALLLSPGDEDIRFNLQLARSKTVDKIVPQSEFFLTTWYRSVVNMLSVDEWAYVAVFCLLGATFLMLIYLFCSPIWLRKIGFFGGLLLLLCFIAGNIFAWHQKQMIDHRDGAIIIGSAVTVKSTPAQNGTDLFILHEGTKVTIKDDSMDGWLEVLVPDGKQGWVEANQIEEI, encoded by the coding sequence ATGATGAAAAGATTTTTTGCAATAATATGCTTGATGATTGTTGTGGTGTCTGCAATGTCGCAGACGCTCACTGCTAATGCGCCTCAGCAGGTTGCTGTTAATCAGCAGTTCCGTCTGACGTATACCGTGAATACTCAAGATGTAAAAGGTTTCCGAATAGGCCAAATACCTTCAGATGCTTTTGAGGTGTTGATGGGGCCTAGCACAAGTACACAGTCTAGTTTCAGTATGGTAAACGGGCATACTTCTCAGTCATCTACTGTTACTTATACTTATATATTATGTGCTCTGAAAAATGGAACATTTACTATTCCTGCAGCAACGATTACTGCTGATGGTAAGCAGATTTCTTCAAATACACTGAAAATACAGGTAAGCGGTACTGCACAGGCGAATGGACGTAGTAACCAGCAGCCTGAGATTCGTTCTGCTGGTACACAGATTTCTGGATCGGATCTCTTTATTAAGGTGAGTGCATCGAAGAAACGTGTGGTAGAGCAAGAACCCGTTTTGTTGACATATAAGGTTTACACGTTGGTTGGCCTGACACAGTTGGAAGGCAAGATGCCCGACTTGAAAGGATTTCATACTCAGGAGATTCCATTGCCTCAGGAGAAGAGTTTCAAGATAGAGCAGTTTAATGGTCGTAATTATAAGACTGTTACGTGGAGTCAGTATGTGATGTTCCCGCAGATGTCGGGTAAACTTCAGGTTCCATCTCTCACTTTTAATGGTGTTGTGATTCAGCAGAATCGCAACGTAGATCCCTTTGAAGCATTCTTTAATGGTGGCTCCAGTTACATTGAAGTGAAGAAGCAGATACAGGCACCTGGCATAGAAATTGATGTCGATCCTTTGCCCACACGCCCTGCCAATTTCTCTGGTGGTGTAGGCAAGTTTTCGATGTCTGCAGAGATTGATAAGGCAGAGTTGAAAGCTAATGACCCCCTGACTGTGAAAGTAACTATAAGCGGAACGGGTAACCTGAAACTTATCAAACAGCCTATTGTAAAATTCCCTAAGGATTTTGATACTTACGATCCCAAGACAACGGATAAAACACGTCTTACTACCAGTGGACTTGAAGGTAGTATGGTCTATGAATTCTTGGCTGTGCCGCGTCATCAGGGACAGTACACCATCCCTCCAGTGGAGTTTGTATATTACGACACGCAGGCAAAGCAGTATAAGACGTTGACATCAGAAGAGTATCACCTCGATGTTGCCAAGGGCGAAGGTGGCGAGAGTCAGGTGCAAACCTTCTCTGATCAGGAGGATATTCAGATGTTGGGTAGTGACATCCGTCATATCAAGTTGGGCGGAGCAACAGTCAAGACCGATGGTGATTATTTCTTTGGTTCTGTGCGTTATATTTGGACAATAGTTATTCTTTTGGCTAGTTTTATGTCCTTGTTCCTCTTATTTCGCAAGCGCGCTATCGAAAATTCTGACTTAGGTAGGGTGCGTGGTAAAAAGGCCAACAAGATTGCTACGAAGCGACTGAAAAAGGCGGCTAAGTTGATGAAAGATAACAAACCTGGCGAGTTCTATGATGAGGCGCTACGTGCTTTGTGGGGATACGTGGGTGATAAGTTGAATATCCCCGTAGAACAATTGTCGCGTGAGAATATCAGCGAGCGTCTCTCTGTTTATCAAGTAGATGCCGAGGCCGTGAATCAGTTCCTGAGTGCTATCGACGAGTGTGAGTTTGAACGCTACGCACCAGGCGATCCAAAGGGTAATATGAATAAGGTGTATCAGACGGCAATGACTGCCATCGAGAAAATTGAAGAGGGAATGAATCGTAAACCGAAGAAAGGAGTCGCTACTGCATTCTTGTTGCTCCTGATGCTGATGCCATCATCGGCTTTTGCACTCTCGAAGGCTGAGGCGGATAGCAGTTATGTGAATGAGAACTACCAGCAGGCTATTCAGCAGTATGAGCAGTTGCTGAAGGTTGGACCTAGTGCAGAACTGTATTACAATCTGGGAAACTCATACTATCGTATGGAGAATATTACACGTGCTGTGTTGAACTACGAACGTGCGCTGCTGCTCTCGCCAGGTGATGAGGATATCCGTTTTAACTTGCAGCTGGCTCGCAGTAAAACAGTGGATAAAATTGTGCCGCAGTCGGAGTTCTTCCTCACCACATGGTATCGCTCGGTGGTCAATATGTTGAGTGTTGACGAATGGGCTTATGTGGCTGTGTTCTGCCTGTTAGGGGCTACCTTCTTGATGCTTATCTACCTTTTCTGTTCGCCTATATGGTTACGTAAAATAGGATTCTTTGGTGGGCTTCTCTTGCTATTGTGCTTTATTGCTGGTAATATCTTTGCTTGGCATCAAAAACAGATGATAGATCATCGTGATGGTGCCATCATCATAGGGTCGGCAGTAACAGTGAAGAGCACGCCAGCTCAGAATGGTACAGACTTATTTATCCTCCATGAGGGTACAAAGGTTACAATCAAAGATGACTCTATGGATGGTTGGCTAGAGGTGCTCGTTCCTGATGGTAAGCAGGGATGGGTAGAAGCCAATCAGATTGAAGAAATTTGA
- a CDS encoding tetratricopeptide repeat protein: MRHSRYYIIFLLLTVMSVSSYADNRQARKLIRKGNALYRTEKRQEAQVNYLKAYRADSTDARVLYNLSTSMFPADYKLVQKERCDTMAQMFERSARAETNPLRKAQAYHNEGVAYQGVKDFGKAIEAYKNALRNNPNDDESRYNLVLCQRQLKNQNGGNNNQQQNQDQQDQNQQQQQKEQEKKQQEQQDKQQEQQEPPMSKENAEQLLNAAMQQEKETQKRMKENLQQTRRRRIEKNW, encoded by the coding sequence ATGAGACATTCAAGATATTATATCATATTTCTCCTATTGACTGTCATGTCTGTATCTTCCTATGCAGATAATAGACAGGCTCGTAAACTTATCCGTAAAGGAAACGCCCTATACAGAACGGAAAAGCGTCAGGAGGCTCAGGTTAACTATTTGAAGGCTTATCGTGCTGACAGTACCGATGCACGTGTGCTTTATAATTTGTCTACCTCCATGTTCCCAGCTGATTATAAACTGGTGCAGAAAGAACGTTGTGATACGATGGCGCAGATGTTTGAGAGATCGGCTCGTGCAGAAACGAATCCTTTGCGTAAAGCGCAGGCTTATCATAATGAAGGTGTGGCTTATCAGGGGGTAAAGGATTTTGGTAAAGCCATTGAAGCATACAAGAATGCACTTCGCAATAATCCTAACGATGATGAATCACGCTATAATCTGGTTCTTTGTCAACGTCAGTTGAAGAATCAGAATGGTGGGAATAACAACCAACAGCAGAATCAGGATCAGCAGGATCAAAATCAGCAACAGCAACAAAAGGAACAGGAAAAGAAGCAGCAGGAGCAGCAGGACAAACAGCAGGAACAGCAAGAGCCGCCTATGAGCAAAGAAAATGCTGAACAATTGCTGAATGCTGCCATGCAACAGGAAAAGGAAACTCAGAAAAGGATGAAGGAGAATCTGCAACAGACTCGTCGTCGTAGAATTGAGAAAAATTGGTAA
- a CDS encoding VWA domain-containing protein, with protein sequence MFRFENPIYLWLLVVVAVLALIRFVAYFNQKKRLRKFGDPDLMKQLMPDVSRWRPLVKFCLLELALTLIIIMLARPQQANGISQEKRAGIEVVIAMDISNSMRAEDVSPSRLDRAKMMVENLVENFINDKIGLIVFAGDAFVQLPITSDYVSAKMFLSTIDPTMIVNQGTDIAGAIEMASHSFTQQEHVGKAIIVITDGEDHEGRAVEAAKAAHEKGLNVYVLGIGSKNGSPVPDPETGNYMIDNQGNTVMSRLNEQMCREVAQAGGGAYIHVDNNSSAQRLLDEELDKLEKGETTIYSDYAEQFQYAAAFALLLLIIEVCVLDRRNPILKKIKLFKR encoded by the coding sequence ATGTTCAGATTTGAGAATCCTATATACTTGTGGCTGTTAGTGGTGGTGGCTGTATTGGCTCTCATCCGATTCGTCGCATATTTCAATCAGAAGAAACGCTTACGAAAATTTGGTGATCCGGATTTGATGAAGCAGTTGATGCCAGATGTGTCGCGTTGGCGTCCGTTGGTGAAGTTCTGTTTGTTGGAACTGGCTTTGACACTGATTATTATTATGCTGGCTCGTCCGCAGCAGGCTAATGGTATCAGTCAGGAGAAACGTGCAGGAATTGAGGTCGTGATAGCGATGGATATTTCCAATTCTATGCGTGCAGAGGACGTGTCACCGTCACGTTTGGATCGTGCCAAGATGATGGTAGAGAATCTGGTAGAGAATTTTATCAATGATAAAATAGGTCTGATTGTATTTGCGGGCGATGCTTTTGTGCAGTTGCCTATTACAAGCGACTATGTGTCTGCTAAGATGTTTCTAAGCACGATTGATCCCACGATGATTGTTAATCAGGGTACTGATATTGCTGGTGCTATAGAAATGGCTTCGCATAGTTTCACGCAACAGGAGCACGTAGGCAAAGCTATCATTGTTATCACCGATGGTGAGGATCATGAAGGTAGGGCTGTTGAGGCAGCGAAAGCAGCCCATGAAAAGGGACTGAATGTTTATGTCCTTGGTATTGGTTCGAAAAATGGCTCTCCAGTGCCAGATCCTGAAACAGGTAATTACATGATAGACAATCAGGGTAATACGGTTATGTCGCGCCTAAATGAGCAGATGTGTAGAGAAGTGGCTCAGGCTGGTGGCGGTGCTTATATCCATGTGGATAATAATAGTAGTGCCCAGCGTTTGTTAGACGAAGAACTGGATAAACTAGAGAAAGGTGAGACAACCATCTATAGTGATTATGCAGAACAGTTTCAGTATGCAGCAGCTTTTGCGCTTTTGCTATTGATTATCGAGGTGTGCGTATTGGATCGTAGAAATCCGATACTCAAGAAAATAAAACTCTTTAAGCGATAA
- a CDS encoding VWA domain-containing protein: MEFANKEYLFLLLLIIPYAVWYVMFRKKSEPTIQIADTYVFRFTKRSWRVMLMPVQLFLRILAFTMLVVALARPQTHDSMQNENIEGIDIMLAMDVSTSMLAEDLRDDSRHIQNRIEAAKAVAAEFIAGRPNDNIGLTIFAGEAFTQCPMTIDHASLLSLLHNVRTDIAARGLIEDGTAIGMGLANAVSRLKDSKAKSRVVILLTDGSNNRGDLSPMTSAEIAQSLGIRVYTIGVGTNGTARYPMTVGSSVQYVQVPVEIDTKTLNDIANTTNGKFYRARNADELREIYHEIDKLEKSKIEVQRYSRRYEDYMKYGLIAFGALLLEILLRITIFRRIP, translated from the coding sequence ATGGAATTTGCCAATAAAGAATATTTATTTCTTCTACTGCTCATCATACCGTATGCTGTATGGTATGTCATGTTCCGAAAAAAGAGCGAACCTACTATTCAGATAGCGGATACCTATGTGTTTAGGTTTACAAAACGCAGTTGGAGAGTCATGCTGATGCCCGTACAGCTATTTCTGCGCATCCTAGCTTTTACAATGTTGGTGGTGGCTTTGGCTCGTCCTCAGACTCATGATTCCATGCAGAATGAGAATATTGAAGGCATTGACATTATGTTGGCTATGGACGTCTCGACTTCAATGCTTGCAGAAGACCTTCGGGATGATTCTAGACATATCCAGAATCGTATAGAGGCTGCAAAGGCAGTTGCGGCAGAGTTTATTGCAGGCCGTCCAAATGACAATATCGGCTTAACAATATTTGCTGGTGAGGCATTTACTCAGTGTCCAATGACTATTGATCATGCTTCATTGTTGTCGCTTCTTCATAATGTCCGTACAGATATAGCTGCCCGTGGGCTAATAGAAGATGGTACAGCTATTGGTATGGGTTTGGCTAATGCGGTAAGCAGACTGAAGGATTCGAAAGCAAAGAGTAGGGTGGTAATCCTGCTGACTGATGGTAGTAATAACCGAGGTGACCTTTCGCCAATGACCTCGGCAGAGATAGCGCAGAGTTTGGGTATTCGTGTCTATACGATTGGTGTTGGTACCAACGGAACAGCTCGTTATCCGATGACAGTGGGCTCAAGTGTGCAGTATGTTCAGGTGCCGGTAGAGATTGATACAAAGACGTTGAATGATATTGCCAATACGACAAACGGAAAGTTCTATCGCGCAAGGAATGCAGATGAGCTTCGCGAGATTTATCATGAAATTGATAAATTAGAGAAGTCGAAAATAGAGGTTCAGCGCTATAGCCGTCGCTATGAGGACTATATGAAGTATGGTCTGATAGCGTTTGGTGCTTTGTTGCTGGAGATACTTCTTAGAATAACAATTTTTAGGAGGATACCGTAA
- a CDS encoding BatD family protein — protein MKRNIISFLLVFMTLGVAAQVKVESKLSSVEMLVGQQVALTVSATTNESDNVVFPDGTMLPEGIELLECVEIPDEKVDGGKVCHRRDYVLTSFEDTLYYLPPVKVKVNGQEFSANQLALKVLTVDVDTTNYEQYFGPKDVQDNPFDWELDDWAVPFWLSVVLLVLMAVLYYLYIRLRDNKPVIAHIRIVKRLLPHQKAMKAIEEIKAEKMLTLEDPKEYYTRLTDTLRKYIEERYGFNAMEMTSSEIIDHLMKNADQESLSELRQLFLTADLVKFAKYSTLINENDANLVSAVDFINKTKIEQPVNQQEVKPQYTEEEQQTIKRRMALKITIAVLAVGCLVVFGAIAYYIYELL, from the coding sequence ATGAAAAGAAATATCATTTCATTTCTATTGGTCTTCATGACCCTTGGTGTTGCGGCTCAAGTGAAGGTTGAGTCGAAACTGAGCAGCGTAGAGATGCTGGTAGGTCAGCAGGTGGCGCTCACAGTATCGGCAACGACCAACGAGAGTGATAATGTGGTTTTTCCAGATGGGACTATGTTGCCGGAAGGAATAGAATTGCTGGAATGTGTAGAAATACCTGACGAGAAAGTTGATGGCGGAAAGGTGTGCCATAGGAGAGATTATGTGCTGACATCTTTTGAGGATACACTCTACTATCTGCCTCCTGTCAAGGTGAAAGTCAATGGTCAGGAGTTTTCTGCTAATCAGTTGGCATTGAAGGTGCTGACTGTTGATGTGGACACAACCAACTATGAACAGTATTTCGGTCCGAAGGATGTACAGGATAATCCCTTTGACTGGGAACTCGACGACTGGGCTGTTCCTTTCTGGCTGAGTGTCGTGCTCTTGGTACTGATGGCTGTATTGTATTATCTCTACATCCGTCTGCGTGACAACAAACCGGTGATTGCTCATATCCGCATTGTGAAGCGCCTGTTGCCTCATCAGAAGGCTATGAAGGCTATTGAGGAAATCAAGGCAGAGAAGATGTTGACCTTGGAAGACCCGAAGGAATACTACACCCGACTCACGGATACGCTTCGAAAGTATATTGAAGAACGTTATGGCTTCAATGCAATGGAGATGACCAGTAGCGAGATTATTGACCACCTGATGAAAAATGCTGATCAGGAATCGCTCTCGGAGTTGCGTCAGCTTTTCCTCACGGCCGACTTGGTGAAATTTGCCAAATACTCTACGCTGATAAATGAAAATGATGCAAATCTGGTTAGTGCTGTCGACTTCATTAACAAGACGAAGATAGAGCAGCCCGTTAACCAGCAGGAAGTAAAGCCTCAATATACGGAAGAGGAACAGCAGACAATCAAGAGACGAATGGCATTGAAAATTACAATTGCCGTGTTGGCAGTTGGCTGTCTTGTTGTCTTCGGGGCTATTGCTTACTACATCTATGAATTATTGTAA
- a CDS encoding DUF58 domain-containing protein: protein METSEIIKKVRKIEIKARGLSSNIFAGQYHSAFKGRGMAFSEVREYQFGDDVRDIDWNVTARFNKPYVKVFEEERELTVMLLIDVSGSLDFGTQKQFKRDMVTEIAATLAFSAIQNNDKIGVIFFSDKIEKYIPPKKGRKHILYIIREMLDFHAESRHTDVAQAVEFLTGVSKRKCTAFILSDFFVRQGFLQQLTIANRKHDVVAIQVYDKRACELPNVGLMKVVDAETGFEQYVDTSSKSLRETYHRYWLKRQAELKETFAKSNVDSVSIATDEDYVKSLMGLFKQRG, encoded by the coding sequence ATGGAAACTAGTGAGATCATAAAGAAAGTCAGGAAGATTGAAATCAAGGCGCGCGGTCTAAGTTCCAATATCTTTGCAGGTCAGTATCACTCGGCCTTCAAGGGGCGCGGTATGGCCTTCTCTGAAGTGCGTGAATACCAGTTTGGCGATGATGTGCGCGATATCGACTGGAATGTTACTGCACGTTTCAATAAACCTTATGTCAAGGTGTTTGAGGAAGAGCGCGAACTGACGGTAATGCTACTGATAGACGTTAGTGGCTCTCTTGATTTCGGCACCCAGAAGCAATTTAAGCGTGATATGGTAACTGAGATTGCGGCAACGCTGGCTTTCTCGGCTATCCAGAATAACGATAAGATTGGTGTTATCTTCTTCTCTGACAAGATTGAAAAGTATATTCCGCCCAAGAAAGGTCGCAAGCATATCCTGTATATCATACGTGAAATGTTGGACTTTCACGCAGAGAGCAGACATACGGATGTTGCACAGGCTGTGGAGTTCCTGACAGGTGTCAGCAAGCGTAAATGTACGGCATTCATCCTGAGCGACTTTTTTGTGCGCCAGGGCTTCCTGCAGCAGTTGACTATTGCTAACAGGAAACATGATGTGGTGGCTATTCAGGTGTACGACAAGCGTGCTTGTGAACTGCCTAATGTAGGCTTGATGAAAGTGGTAGATGCAGAGACAGGCTTCGAGCAGTATGTAGATACGAGCAGTAAAAGTCTGCGCGAAACCTATCACCGCTATTGGCTGAAACGTCAGGCGGAACTGAAAGAGACCTTTGCAAAGAGTAATGTAGATAGCGTCAGCATAGCTACTGACGAGGACTACGTGAAATCCTTGATGGGTCTGTTTAAACAACGAGGATAA
- a CDS encoding MoxR family ATPase → MAENIDIRELNMRIEQQSSFVTNLVTGMDKVIIGQKHLVDSLLIGLLSDGNILLEGVPGLAKTLAIKTLSQLIDAKYSRIQFTPDLLPADVTGTMIYSQKDEKFLVKQGPVFANFVLADEINRAPAKVQSALLEAMQEKQVTIGSETFNLPTPFLVMATQNPIEQEGTYPLPEAQMDRFMLKVVIGYPTLDEEKKIIRENIAGSLPTVTPVTTKEEILKAREVVREVYIDEKIEQYIADIVFATRYPDRYGLKDMKDLIAFGGSPRASINLAKASRAYAFIKRRGYVVPEDVRAVAHDVLRHRIGLTYEAEASNITSEEIVSKIINKVEVP, encoded by the coding sequence ATGGCAGAAAATATTGATATCCGCGAGTTGAACATGCGGATAGAACAGCAAAGCTCATTTGTCACAAATCTTGTGACGGGTATGGATAAGGTAATTATCGGTCAGAAACATCTGGTTGACTCATTGCTTATTGGACTTCTGAGTGATGGAAATATCTTGTTGGAAGGTGTGCCTGGTCTGGCTAAAACATTGGCCATCAAGACTCTTTCGCAACTCATTGACGCAAAATACAGTCGTATACAGTTTACACCAGACCTTTTGCCAGCTGACGTAACGGGTACTATGATTTACTCTCAGAAAGACGAGAAGTTCCTGGTGAAGCAAGGTCCTGTATTTGCCAACTTTGTACTGGCCGATGAAATCAACCGTGCACCAGCCAAGGTGCAGAGTGCCTTGCTGGAGGCTATGCAGGAAAAGCAGGTTACTATTGGTAGTGAAACCTTTAACCTGCCTACACCGTTCCTCGTAATGGCTACACAAAACCCCATTGAGCAGGAAGGTACTTATCCACTGCCTGAAGCCCAGATGGACCGTTTCATGCTGAAGGTGGTGATTGGTTATCCTACGCTAGATGAGGAGAAGAAGATTATCCGCGAGAATATTGCTGGCAGCCTGCCCACAGTAACACCTGTTACTACGAAGGAGGAGATTCTGAAGGCCCGTGAGGTGGTGCGCGAGGTATATATTGATGAGAAGATTGAACAGTATATTGCTGATATCGTCTTTGCTACCCGTTATCCCGACCGTTACGGCTTGAAGGATATGAAAGACCTAATCGCGTTTGGTGGTTCGCCCCGTGCAAGTATCAACTTAGCAAAGGCTTCACGTGCATATGCCTTCATTAAGCGTCGTGGCTATGTGGTGCCTGAGGATGTGCGTGCTGTGGCTCATGATGTGCTACGCCACCGCATTGGACTGACTTACGAGGCAGAGGCTTCTAACATTACCAGCGAGGAAATCGTATCAAAGATTATCAATAAGGTAGAAGTGCCCTGA
- a CDS encoding HU family DNA-binding protein, translating to MGKIYMTELADMLAQRAGISKREAQQFISAFIETIQDGVTGDKLVKIKGLGTFKVIDVDARESVNVNTGERVTIDSHQKLSFTPDAAMKELVNKPFSQFETVVLNEGVEFEDEPEIEEPAVTEEEVPAPIMEKETPTPVVEEKQEEIAPVIEEKMEEPAVTEEEIQAPIKEQETPVPVVENKQEEPVPVTEKEKEVVIPEVEEDEKTHSYWWLWLLLAIVACVISFAGGYLFGRHVDHQSILDAESSTDTTQVAPVVVEDTIKTDTISKDTLKIDTLQAKPVVEEIPAKPEVKEPEAEPEWKKYEKMDVRVRTGAYGIVGTDRMEKVRPGDTTKRIAKRTLGEGMECYIEVYNNITTADLKEGQSIKIPKLEWKKNLRKQNKTNK from the coding sequence ATGGGAAAGATTTACATGACGGAGTTGGCTGATATGCTGGCTCAGAGAGCTGGTATCAGTAAGCGTGAAGCCCAGCAGTTTATCTCTGCCTTTATAGAGACTATCCAAGATGGAGTAACTGGCGATAAGCTTGTAAAGATAAAGGGCCTGGGTACCTTTAAAGTCATTGATGTAGATGCACGCGAGAGTGTTAATGTAAACACTGGCGAACGTGTGACTATTGATAGTCATCAGAAACTATCATTTACACCTGATGCTGCTATGAAGGAATTGGTGAACAAGCCTTTCTCGCAGTTTGAGACCGTTGTTCTTAATGAGGGGGTGGAGTTTGAGGATGAGCCCGAGATTGAGGAGCCTGCTGTTACAGAAGAAGAGGTCCCTGCTCCAATAATGGAAAAGGAGACACCTACTCCTGTGGTAGAAGAGAAACAGGAAGAGATAGCTCCTGTAATTGAGGAGAAAATGGAGGAACCTGCTGTTACGGAAGAGGAGATTCAAGCTCCAATAAAGGAACAGGAAACGCCTGTTCCTGTGGTGGAGAATAAGCAGGAAGAGCCTGTTCCTGTAACTGAGAAAGAAAAGGAAGTCGTAATCCCCGAAGTAGAAGAAGATGAGAAAACGCATTCTTATTGGTGGTTGTGGCTTCTATTAGCTATTGTTGCCTGTGTAATTAGTTTTGCAGGTGGTTATCTTTTTGGTCGTCATGTTGACCATCAGTCAATACTAGATGCAGAAAGTTCCACTGATACTACGCAGGTGGCACCTGTGGTCGTTGAAGATACGATAAAGACTGACACTATCTCGAAGGATACACTGAAAATTGACACTCTACAGGCAAAGCCAGTAGTAGAGGAAATACCAGCAAAGCCTGAGGTGAAAGAACCTGAAGCTGAACCTGAGTGGAAGAAATACGAAAAGATGGATGTGAGAGTACGTACAGGAGCTTATGGAATCGTGGGCACAGACCGTATGGAAAAGGTGCGTCCTGGTGACACAACCAAGCGTATTGCCAAACGTACGCTGGGTGAAGGTATGGAGTGTTATATCGAGGTATATAACAACATCACCACTGCTGACCTGAAAGAGGGACAAAGCATCAAAATTCCAAAGCTAGAATGGAAAAAGAACCTTAGAAAACAGAATAAAACAAACAAATAA
- a CDS encoding HU family DNA-binding protein, which produces MNNKEFINILAGRADMKTSETQKMVDSLVSVMSDCFLEGDSVQLSNFGNFEVKKKLERVMVSPTTGQRMLVPPKLVLAFKPNPTWKDKIKKGGAE; this is translated from the coding sequence ATGAATAACAAAGAGTTTATAAATATATTGGCTGGTCGTGCTGACATGAAAACGTCAGAGACACAGAAAATGGTTGACTCGTTGGTTTCTGTGATGAGCGACTGTTTTCTGGAAGGTGATAGTGTTCAGTTATCTAACTTTGGAAATTTTGAAGTTAAGAAGAAATTAGAGCGCGTAATGGTAAGCCCCACTACCGGTCAACGTATGTTGGTGCCCCCCAAATTGGTACTTGCCTTCAAGCCCAACCCCACTTGGAAAGATAAAATCAAGAAAGGAGGGGCTGAGTAA